The sequence below is a genomic window from Candidatus Auribacterota bacterium.
ACTCTACGTCTCTCTTGAGGACGGCGTCCATCTCATCCCTGAGCTGGTCGAGCTCTGCCTGGAGCTGCGCCCTCTCTGCGACCACCCCTTCCAGATCAGAGCGAGTGAACACTGTCTCGCTCGGGCCGCAGCCGGCGTCTCCACTCCCGGCGGATTCTATCTGTTGCGTTGCGGTCGCGTGCCGGTCGAGCTCCCGCCGTGCCTCCCCGAGGAGTCGCTCCTTCTCCTCGAGCTGTTCCTCGATCGCGACGATCCTTCGCTCGGTTTCTCCTCTCTCCGCAGCGCGCGCTGCTTCAAGGTCACTGATCACGCGCTCCTTCTCTCCGGGATCGGTGGGCGTCTCCTCCCCATGACCCCCGGAGAGGCGGCTCTGGAGCGAAGCGATTATTTTGTCTTTTTCGTCGAGTTCGTCAGCCATTCCGGAGAGCTTATTCCTGCCGCTCGTCTCGATATCCTTCATCCGGGCGCGCAGCTCGATCGCTTCACTTTTTTTCTCTTCCAGTTCCCTGATGAGCTGGTCGGCAACCGATTCACCCGTCGCGCCGCCGCCGCCGCTATCCGGCATTCCGCGCATCTTATTCAGCTCTTCTTCCTTGGCGGCGAGCAGGAGGCGCAACTGCTGAATGATGGTCTCCTGGTCCTGGTAAAGTTCTTCCATGATGACACTCCTCCTTCGTAAGAAAATACACGCAGGAGTAAAACAGGTAAGCGGTGTGGGGGCACCGATCTGAGTGAGAGTGAGATGATCCTTTGATTCTATGTGGGAATGTATCATGTTCCCGAATTTTATGCAAGGAAAATAATTTATTTTTTTTAGCGCCACAGCCCCCTGCTATAATGGCCTGGTGAAGAAACCGGCCCTTACTCCCTGCCGCGTGGGGGCAACAGATGTGGGTTGCGGGGGGGCCTACTGCCTCGGCCGCGTTTCTGTTGATCGCTGATTCCCCGATCGTTCTGGAGGGCAGAACAGTGCATGGGAGTGGGCGTAGTGATGATGCGGGCGTGCGCGGCCTGAGGTTGCGAATTGAATGGCTGCGCTCCGCCCTGACCGGCGGTGATCCTGCAACGATCGCCGCGCGCACGGGCGCGGTCTATTGCCCGCGCGGCCCGGGCGGAGGCGAGCTGCGCCTCATGGTGTGGGGCCGCCCGGTCGCGGTCAGTGTCCCCGAGTTCACCGCACGTGATGCGGAAACCGGCAGGAAGGCGGCGCTCGACATTGAGGCGCTCCTGCTGTACTACTTCCACGTTTCGGACGGCGCCGGGGAGGAGGACCGATGGATTTCGTTCTCTGAGCTCCCCGACGGGACGTTTTACCAGGCGGCGTTCCAGGGATATACGGGGGAGGCTCTCACGCGGGCATTCGGGAACGATCTCGATGCGTTCGCGCGCGCCGCGGAGCATCTCGGCGGAAGACGCTTAACGTTTGGCGATTGCTCCTTCTCGTTCGCTGCGCTGCCGAAGGTCCCGCTGGCGGTGGTCTACTGGCGCGGCGATGAGGAACTCGGCCCATCTGCGAAACTCATCTTCGACGCCTCGGTGAGTCATCACCTCCCCACCGACGTGTGTGCGATTCTTGGTGCGACGCTGACCCGCCGGCTGACAGGGGTGAAATGATGCTGATGGTGCGCGCAAGAGCGTGGCAGCCGCGTCAACAGGTAGTGGTTCGCGATAGCCAGTCTCACCCTTTTCGATAGATTATAATGCGTGCGTGGTATAAAATTCATTCCGGACGTCGGCGGCGGATTTCTGTTGCCCTGTAGGGAAACGGGCGCGATGATTCGCTCCTGATTCTGCCGCTGCTCAATCAACCGTCAACTAAAAGGAGACACGCCATGGAACAGAAGATTTCCGAGGAAGAGTTCGTCATCAGGGCCGTTAAGAAACTCAGGAAACCGCCCTACAAGGGCATTCACACC
It includes:
- a CDS encoding DUF3786 domain-containing protein, whose translation is MWVAGGPTASAAFLLIADSPIVLEGRTVHGSGRSDDAGVRGLRLRIEWLRSALTGGDPATIAARTGAVYCPRGPGGGELRLMVWGRPVAVSVPEFTARDAETGRKAALDIEALLLYYFHVSDGAGEEDRWISFSELPDGTFYQAAFQGYTGEALTRAFGNDLDAFARAAEHLGGRRLTFGDCSFSFAALPKVPLAVVYWRGDEELGPSAKLIFDASVSHHLPTDVCAILGATLTRRLTGVK